One window from the genome of Mycolicibacterium gadium encodes:
- a CDS encoding DUF1990 family protein encodes MKLSDLSALPLTYSEVGATAGPLPAGYHHVQKTAVIGRGRRRFDDAAANGMRWGMLRGAGVRVQATTDVAAVGSEVIVGLGPVRAPCRVVYVVDEPEGRGFAYGTLPGHPESGEELFLVRYDPAGETVFAVVTAFSRHATWWSRLASPVTSLVQAAVTTRYLHAL; translated from the coding sequence ATGAAGCTGAGCGATCTTTCCGCCCTGCCGTTGACCTATTCAGAGGTCGGTGCCACCGCAGGACCACTGCCGGCCGGATACCACCACGTGCAGAAGACGGCGGTGATCGGCCGGGGCCGCCGGCGGTTCGACGACGCCGCAGCCAACGGGATGCGGTGGGGGATGTTGCGTGGCGCCGGCGTCAGGGTCCAGGCGACGACGGACGTCGCCGCTGTGGGATCGGAGGTGATCGTGGGCCTGGGCCCGGTGCGGGCGCCGTGCCGGGTCGTTTACGTCGTCGACGAACCCGAAGGCCGTGGTTTCGCATACGGCACGCTGCCCGGCCACCCCGAATCCGGCGAGGAGCTGTTCCTCGTGCGCTACGACCCCGCCGGCGAGACGGTGTTCGCCGTGGTCACGGCCTTCTCCCGACACGCCACGTGGTGGAGCCGGCTGGCATCGCCTGTCACGTCGCTGGTGCAGGCGGCCGTCACGACGCGCTATTTGCATGCCCTGTGA
- a CDS encoding tyrosine-type recombinase/integrase — MTAAAGRDKRSFGSIRRLPSKRYQVRFTAPDGSYVTAPATFAARIDAEAYLADRRREIDAKLWNASAAAVAKPNRITFGAYAAQWLADRQIGGRPIKARTRAHYRAILDRELLPAFGDRPLSAITPADVRAWYGKTLVNHPTMRSHTYSLLKTILATAMNDELIDASPCRIPGAGTAKRAHTIRPASVSEIEAITAKMPDRLALAVTCASWLAMRQGEILELRRKDVDLDAGIVRIRRAVVRVGGRLQADTPKSAAGVRDVAIPPHLIDRFRDHLVMHTRPGDNALLFPSGADAARYLQVKALYVDFHRARAEAGRPDLRWHDMRHSGLVLAALSGATLAELMGRAGHSTPGAAMRYQHVAQGRDAEVAAALSKLAAVDTPRQRVE; from the coding sequence ATGACAGCAGCGGCAGGACGCGACAAACGTTCGTTCGGCAGCATCCGGCGGCTCCCGTCGAAGCGGTATCAGGTGCGGTTCACGGCCCCGGACGGCAGCTATGTCACGGCCCCGGCGACCTTCGCGGCCCGCATCGACGCCGAAGCGTATTTGGCTGACCGGCGCCGCGAGATTGACGCCAAGCTGTGGAACGCCAGCGCGGCCGCCGTCGCCAAGCCCAACCGCATCACTTTCGGTGCCTATGCCGCGCAATGGCTCGCCGACCGGCAGATCGGCGGTCGCCCGATCAAGGCCCGCACCCGCGCCCACTACCGCGCCATCCTTGATCGTGAACTGCTACCCGCGTTCGGTGACCGGCCACTGTCGGCGATCACACCCGCCGATGTGCGCGCCTGGTACGGCAAGACACTCGTCAACCACCCCACGATGCGCTCACACACCTACAGCCTCTTGAAGACGATCCTCGCGACGGCCATGAACGACGAACTGATCGACGCCAGTCCGTGCCGCATCCCCGGCGCGGGCACCGCGAAACGCGCACACACCATCCGCCCGGCCAGCGTTTCCGAGATTGAAGCGATCACCGCGAAAATGCCCGACCGGCTCGCGCTGGCTGTGACTTGCGCGTCTTGGCTGGCGATGCGACAGGGCGAAATCCTTGAATTGCGCCGCAAAGATGTCGACCTCGACGCCGGTATCGTCCGCATCCGCCGCGCGGTGGTGCGCGTCGGCGGCCGCCTACAGGCCGACACCCCGAAATCGGCCGCCGGGGTTCGCGACGTCGCCATCCCCCCGCACCTGATCGACAGGTTCCGCGACCACCTGGTGATGCACACCAGACCCGGCGACAATGCGCTGCTGTTCCCGTCCGGAGCCGACGCCGCCCGCTACCTACAGGTCAAAGCCCTCTACGTAGATTTCCACCGTGCCCGCGCCGAAGCAGGCCGCCCCGATCTCCGCTGGCACGACATGAGGCACAGCGGCCTCGTGCTCGCGGCGTTGTCTGGCGCGACACTGGCTGAGTTAATGGGCCGCGCAGGGCATTCCACACCGGGCGCGGCGATGCGGTATCAGCATGTGGCGCAGGGGCGTGATGCCGAAGTGGCTGCGGCGCTGTCCAAGCTCGCAGCCGTCGACACGCCAAGACAACGCGTTGAGTGA
- a CDS encoding aldo/keto reductase encodes MTTFTIGGDLTVNRLGFGAMRLTGKGVWGPPDDRDECIRVLRRLVELGVNFIDTADSYGPYVSEELIKEALHPYPDGLVVATKAGLLRTGPDEWPVLGFPAYLRQECEMSLRRLGVDTIDLFQLHRIDDKFPAEDQVGELVKLQQEGKIRHIGLSEVNVDQLAAAQKVATIVSVQNMYNLTVRSAEPVLEACESQNIGFIPWFPLAAGPLAAADGPLQRIAADHDATASQLALAWLLKRSPVMLPIPGTSKVAHLEENVAAAGIELSGEEFETLSNAGSASA; translated from the coding sequence ATGACCACCTTCACCATTGGCGGCGACCTCACCGTCAATCGTCTGGGATTCGGCGCGATGCGGCTGACGGGCAAGGGCGTGTGGGGTCCGCCCGATGATCGCGACGAATGCATCCGCGTGCTGCGCCGCCTTGTCGAGCTCGGCGTGAACTTCATCGATACCGCCGACTCCTACGGTCCGTACGTGTCCGAGGAGCTGATCAAGGAAGCGCTGCACCCGTACCCGGACGGCCTCGTCGTCGCGACCAAGGCCGGTCTGCTGCGCACCGGACCCGACGAATGGCCTGTACTCGGCTTCCCGGCGTACCTGCGCCAGGAATGCGAGATGAGCCTGCGCCGCCTCGGCGTAGACACCATCGACCTCTTCCAGCTGCACCGCATCGACGACAAGTTCCCCGCCGAGGACCAGGTCGGCGAATTGGTGAAGCTGCAGCAGGAGGGCAAGATCCGTCACATCGGGCTGTCCGAGGTGAATGTCGACCAGCTCGCAGCCGCCCAGAAGGTCGCGACGATCGTGTCGGTACAGAACATGTACAACCTCACGGTCCGATCCGCCGAACCCGTCCTCGAGGCGTGCGAATCCCAGAACATCGGCTTCATTCCGTGGTTCCCGCTCGCTGCCGGGCCGCTGGCCGCTGCCGACGGTCCGCTGCAGCGCATCGCGGCCGATCACGATGCGACGGCGTCGCAACTCGCCCTGGCCTGGCTGCTCAAGCGGTCGCCGGTGATGCTGCCCATCCCCGGCACGTCAAAAGTCGCCCATCTCGAGGAGAACGTTGCGGCCGCGGGTATCGAACTGTCCGGCGAGGAGTTCGAGACGCTCAGCAATGCCGGGTCTGCTTCGGCCTGA
- a CDS encoding L,D-transpeptidase, whose translation MRGVVRCFLAAVVTTASVVAGPTASSSAASQSYRPAIASVQPATDAVVGIAHPVVVTFKTPVADRRAAERTLDIKSTPAMTGKYEWLESTVVQWVPDGFWPAHSTVSLTMRGGLATTTFRTGPAVIGVANISDHTFTVTIDGVDAPQLPSPHHRPRWGEPGVFPASMGREKYPTPVGTFAVMSKERDVQMDSSSVGIPVDSPDGYLLDVEYAVRFTQRGLFVHSAPWAVNSMGYENVSHGCIGLSTEDAEWYFNTVNVGDPIIVRENSIEVPRTISG comes from the coding sequence ATGCGTGGGGTTGTTCGGTGTTTTCTTGCCGCAGTCGTGACGACTGCGAGCGTGGTTGCGGGGCCGACCGCGTCGAGCTCGGCGGCCAGCCAGTCGTATCGACCCGCCATCGCGTCGGTGCAGCCCGCAACAGACGCGGTAGTGGGTATCGCCCACCCCGTCGTGGTGACGTTCAAGACGCCGGTTGCCGACCGGCGGGCAGCCGAGCGCACCCTCGACATCAAGTCGACGCCTGCCATGACCGGCAAGTATGAATGGCTGGAAAGCACTGTGGTGCAGTGGGTTCCGGATGGATTCTGGCCGGCGCACAGCACCGTGTCGCTGACGATGCGCGGCGGTCTGGCCACGACGACCTTCAGGACCGGGCCCGCCGTCATCGGCGTCGCCAACATCTCGGACCACACCTTCACCGTCACGATCGACGGCGTCGACGCACCTCAACTTCCATCTCCCCACCACCGGCCCCGCTGGGGAGAACCGGGCGTGTTCCCCGCCTCGATGGGTAGGGAGAAGTATCCGACGCCGGTCGGCACCTTCGCCGTCATGAGCAAGGAACGCGATGTGCAAATGGATTCGAGCAGCGTCGGCATCCCCGTCGACTCCCCCGACGGCTATCTGCTCGACGTGGAATATGCCGTCCGCTTCACCCAGCGCGGCCTCTTCGTGCATTCAGCGCCGTGGGCCGTCAATTCAATGGGCTACGAGAATGTCAGCCACGGCTGTATCGGACTGAGTACCGAGGACGCCGAGTGGTACTTCAACACTGTCAACGTCGGTGATCCGATCATCGTGCGGGAGAACAGCATCGAAGTTCCCCGGACGATATCGGGCTGA
- a CDS encoding GAF and ANTAR domain-containing protein: MNNPTQVEATHLRIAELVQSLHGRSDADSDTVVAELAEHAAVQIPGAQYAGITLTRNGKHIETPAATHIYPMLLDKIQQRHQEGPCLTAAWEEKTVHVANLETDDRFPLYRQDALAETPIKSIMAFQLFIAGETIGALNVYSEAPNVFDSESRNIGLVFAAHSSVAWNSARRDEQFKRALSSRDVIGQAKGMIMERYDVDAVRAFELLRKLSQDSNVPLIRVATELVADKTAAE; encoded by the coding sequence TTGAACAATCCAACCCAGGTAGAAGCGACCCACCTGCGTATTGCTGAGCTCGTCCAGAGCCTGCACGGCCGCTCGGATGCGGACTCAGACACCGTGGTCGCCGAGCTGGCAGAGCACGCCGCCGTGCAGATTCCGGGCGCGCAATACGCCGGCATCACCCTCACGCGCAACGGGAAGCACATCGAAACCCCGGCGGCGACACACATCTATCCGATGTTGTTAGACAAGATCCAGCAGCGGCATCAAGAGGGCCCCTGCCTCACCGCGGCGTGGGAGGAGAAGACCGTCCATGTCGCCAACCTCGAGACCGACGATCGTTTTCCGCTCTACCGGCAGGACGCGCTTGCCGAGACCCCGATCAAGTCGATCATGGCTTTCCAGTTGTTCATCGCCGGCGAGACGATAGGGGCTCTCAACGTTTACAGCGAGGCACCGAACGTCTTCGACAGCGAATCGCGCAACATCGGCTTGGTCTTCGCCGCGCACTCGTCGGTCGCCTGGAACTCGGCGCGCCGCGACGAGCAGTTCAAGAGGGCGTTGTCCAGCCGCGACGTCATCGGTCAGGCGAAGGGCATGATCATGGAGCGTTACGACGTCGACGCGGTGCGGGCGTTCGAGCTGCTGCGCAAGTTATCTCAGGATTCCAATGTGCCGCTGATCAGGGTCGCCACCGAACTCGTCGCCGACAAAACCGCCGCCGAGTAA
- a CDS encoding DUF6636 domain-containing protein, whose product MIVMDLARCDIIDRDWSPPPRPADCEFDYGHGIEIVAGQPASFVCAGDTVFGADEVLPYGDAITAGPLRCESADSGITCRDADTGHGFTIALDAYQLF is encoded by the coding sequence ATGATCGTCATGGACCTGGCCCGCTGCGACATCATCGACCGGGACTGGTCACCGCCGCCTCGCCCTGCGGATTGCGAGTTCGACTACGGACACGGGATCGAGATCGTCGCCGGCCAACCAGCTTCCTTCGTATGCGCCGGTGACACCGTCTTCGGCGCCGACGAGGTGCTGCCGTACGGCGATGCGATCACCGCGGGCCCGTTGCGGTGCGAAAGCGCGGACTCCGGTATCACGTGTCGCGACGCCGACACCGGACACGGCTTCACGATTGCGCTCGATGCCTACCAGCTGTTTTGA
- a CDS encoding helix-turn-helix transcriptional regulator has protein sequence MSTEPVDPTTTKPVLLRQAMAFIHENAHRDITLSDIAASVNVTPRSVQYTFRRYVGATPLEYLRGLRLNRAHRELQAADPSVDTVMAIAGRWGFGHAGRFSSMYKRRFGNSPSETLRG, from the coding sequence ATGTCCACTGAACCAGTCGACCCGACGACCACCAAGCCCGTACTACTGCGGCAGGCGATGGCATTCATCCACGAGAACGCGCATCGCGATATCACGCTGAGCGACATCGCGGCTTCAGTGAACGTCACACCGCGATCCGTCCAGTACACGTTCCGGCGCTATGTCGGCGCGACGCCGCTGGAGTATCTGCGTGGGCTGAGACTCAATAGGGCGCACCGCGAATTGCAAGCCGCCGACCCGTCGGTCGACACCGTGATGGCCATCGCGGGCCGGTGGGGGTTCGGGCATGCGGGGCGGTTCAGCAGTATGTACAAGCGTAGGTTCGGCAACTCGCCGAGCGAGACGCTGCGCGGTTGA
- a CDS encoding NUMOD4 domain-containing protein — translation MPEQIAFDYDTEEQWRPIPGWEGYYEASDMGRIQSVERTARIRGGGTRTVPAQILKLRTSLRR, via the coding sequence ATGCCTGAACAGATCGCGTTCGACTACGACACAGAGGAACAGTGGCGGCCGATACCAGGGTGGGAGGGCTACTACGAGGCGTCCGACATGGGCAGGATTCAGTCAGTCGAGCGCACAGCGCGAATCAGGGGCGGAGGGACACGCACAGTGCCCGCCCAGATTCTCAAACTCCGTACGAGCTTAAGGCGGTGA
- a CDS encoding phage tail tape measure protein has product MRRAGQRWGREIDRGIGDRHKIDVDADTAQARRKVADLDRDINKRRTVEIDVDASRVGPAMSAMSGQVSGVTDSFTGLGAAISALGKVGGPIVMVGLAGALVEVAGVAAAASQALLVLPAAAGAAGAAFGTLKLGMMGFTDAMESIRDPEKFAAALQSLAPNAQQAALAIQAILPAFDQLKNATQDALFAGVGPTLNNLANQFLPQIQQMTTGIAGAFNTAFQGVAAQLMTPETQTAITTFMSNVVTAFQALAPAAAPFTQAMAQLMSVGSTFLPQIAGAITTVAQQFSAWVSQKTATGELAMWLQQGLDTVGQLAGLLPTLVSAFFKLAPIGAAILPDIARLLGHIEDIMPVIGAAAVALGPAFGVWEAATLSVKAAVDLVSAAFDVIPRAVEAAVNSAIGILNTFTAAINRVLEPIRSIANLAGISIGNIPAVANINLNGGGGGSTLPTPAPGQPQAGGGPNAQRERRGLPPVAPAAPVVPAYPASGYTVPTPTPAVTPSSAATATTAAPVYSAASPTTGSGFSDEALLSMVPSGQYSQTGSADLAQGLGDCSSAVEDLINVLQGRPTAGRSMSTANAAEWLTSRGFVQGTGGPGDFRVGFDGGHMEATLPGGTNFNWGSSEAAARGGRGGRGANTFPNQYYLPVTASTSSANPAAAAYPPGMPHGTQESPVVVTPAKSASGAQQLGADFMGGLLEIFGLDGTLFSNPAEFGLMKLLRGVMGLRPADSGGGNAAAAMDGGGGGLSGLLSSIPQPFGALGVVPERNAPGQFMPAMPESDQGGVISRAFAPAGAPGPGNQIDNSINIVNPVGPQQFREGFDAAQSAQYPRMRQPLRNLPR; this is encoded by the coding sequence ATGCGTCGCGCTGGTCAGCGGTGGGGCCGCGAGATTGACCGGGGCATCGGCGACCGCCACAAAATCGACGTAGACGCTGACACTGCACAAGCCCGCCGCAAGGTCGCCGACCTCGACCGCGACATAAACAAGCGGCGGACCGTGGAAATCGACGTAGACGCCTCAAGGGTGGGTCCGGCGATGAGCGCGATGTCTGGGCAAGTCTCCGGGGTCACCGACTCGTTTACCGGGCTTGGGGCCGCGATCAGCGCACTCGGCAAGGTCGGCGGACCTATCGTGATGGTCGGTTTGGCTGGTGCCTTGGTGGAGGTCGCCGGGGTGGCCGCCGCCGCCTCTCAAGCCTTGCTGGTGCTTCCGGCGGCAGCCGGTGCCGCCGGTGCCGCGTTCGGCACGCTCAAGCTGGGGATGATGGGCTTCACCGACGCAATGGAGTCCATTCGCGATCCGGAGAAGTTCGCCGCCGCGCTGCAATCCCTCGCCCCGAACGCGCAGCAGGCAGCGTTGGCGATACAGGCGATTCTGCCAGCGTTCGACCAACTCAAGAACGCCACGCAGGACGCCTTGTTCGCCGGTGTCGGGCCGACCCTGAACAACCTGGCCAACCAATTCCTCCCCCAGATTCAGCAGATGACGACGGGCATCGCCGGGGCGTTCAACACCGCCTTTCAGGGTGTCGCCGCCCAGTTGATGACACCCGAAACGCAGACAGCGATAACCACTTTCATGTCGAACGTGGTGACCGCATTCCAAGCACTGGCCCCGGCGGCGGCCCCGTTCACCCAAGCGATGGCGCAACTCATGTCGGTCGGTTCGACGTTCCTGCCGCAGATCGCAGGCGCGATAACCACTGTCGCCCAACAATTCTCTGCCTGGGTGAGCCAAAAAACGGCGACCGGCGAACTAGCGATGTGGCTCCAACAAGGCTTGGACACGGTAGGCCAGTTGGCCGGTCTGCTGCCGACCTTGGTGTCGGCGTTCTTCAAGCTCGCCCCCATCGGCGCGGCGATACTGCCTGACATCGCGAGACTGCTCGGCCATATTGAGGACATCATGCCGGTGATCGGCGCGGCCGCCGTGGCGTTGGGTCCGGCGTTCGGCGTGTGGGAGGCCGCGACACTGAGTGTCAAGGCTGCCGTGGATCTGGTGTCGGCGGCGTTCGACGTGATCCCCAGAGCGGTTGAGGCCGCAGTGAATTCGGCGATTGGCATACTGAACACGTTCACCGCAGCGATCAACAGGGTGCTGGAACCGATCCGGTCGATTGCCAACCTCGCCGGGATCAGCATCGGCAACATTCCGGCCGTGGCGAACATCAACTTGAACGGCGGCGGCGGCGGTTCGACGCTGCCGACCCCGGCCCCCGGGCAACCCCAGGCGGGCGGCGGCCCGAACGCTCAGCGGGAACGTCGGGGACTGCCGCCCGTGGCCCCCGCAGCGCCTGTCGTCCCGGCCTATCCGGCCTCTGGCTACACGGTGCCGACACCGACACCGGCCGTGACACCGAGCAGCGCAGCCACCGCCACGACAGCGGCACCGGTCTACTCGGCGGCATCGCCGACCACAGGCAGCGGATTCAGCGACGAAGCTCTGCTGTCGATGGTTCCTTCCGGCCAGTATTCGCAGACCGGGTCAGCGGACCTGGCCCAAGGGCTCGGCGACTGCTCAAGCGCCGTCGAAGATCTGATAAACGTGTTGCAGGGCCGCCCCACAGCAGGCCGGTCCATGTCGACCGCCAACGCCGCAGAATGGTTAACCTCACGCGGATTCGTGCAGGGCACCGGCGGCCCCGGCGACTTCCGCGTCGGATTCGACGGCGGACACATGGAAGCGACACTCCCCGGCGGCACCAACTTCAACTGGGGTTCGTCGGAGGCGGCGGCGCGCGGCGGTCGCGGCGGTCGCGGCGCGAACACATTCCCCAACCAGTACTACCTGCCCGTCACGGCCAGCACAAGCAGCGCAAACCCGGCCGCTGCCGCCTACCCGCCCGGCATGCCGCACGGCACCCAAGAGTCACCGGTGGTGGTCACCCCCGCCAAATCGGCAAGCGGCGCACAACAACTGGGCGCTGATTTCATGGGCGGCCTACTCGAAATCTTCGGCCTCGACGGCACCCTGTTCAGCAACCCGGCCGAATTCGGGTTGATGAAATTGCTTCGCGGTGTCATGGGGCTGCGTCCCGCCGACAGTGGCGGCGGCAACGCGGCGGCCGCGATGGACGGCGGCGGCGGCGGGCTCAGCGGCCTGCTGTCCAGCATTCCGCAGCCTTTCGGCGCTCTCGGCGTGGTGCCCGAGCGCAACGCGCCCGGACAGTTCATGCCCGCGATGCCGGAATCGGACCAGGGCGGCGTCATCAGCCGCGCGTTCGCACCAGCCGGAGCACCCGGCCCCGGCAACCAAATCGACAACAGCATCAACATCGTCAACCCTGTCGGCCCGCAACAGTTCCGGGAAGGGTTCGACGCCGCACAGTCCGCCCAGTACCCGCGAATGAGGCAACCTTTGCGGAATTTACCGCGCTAA
- a CDS encoding DUF3618 domain-containing protein — protein MAAPDPNRPEPGPDAGIEDIEADAEQTRKELGETIEALADKLDVKGRVKDKASETKEQVVERADAVRHTVTDDPKRTVPIAAVALIGVLAVGFVVWRRRH, from the coding sequence ATGGCCGCACCTGACCCCAATCGTCCCGAGCCAGGTCCCGACGCGGGCATCGAGGACATCGAGGCTGATGCCGAACAGACACGCAAGGAACTCGGCGAAACCATCGAGGCCCTGGCCGACAAGCTTGACGTCAAGGGGCGTGTCAAAGACAAAGCATCAGAGACCAAGGAACAGGTCGTCGAGAGGGCCGACGCGGTACGGCACACCGTCACCGACGACCCGAAGCGAACGGTGCCGATCGCAGCGGTCGCCTTGATCGGCGTGCTGGCGGTGGGATTCGTGGTCTGGCGGCGGCGCCACTAG
- a CDS encoding PaaI family thioesterase: MTTDHPSGEHPGGGFNPPVPTTKGGPDYGRFVDAVRTLQDHARAADAPDDVITEAAALVEKVTQLLAPYYADEWASPSGRRMDLPNRGNLLAIPLDLHTTDDGRIEGTARFRRFHLGRNGAAHGGAVAQLFDGLLGYTAFTLSGSRAQRTAFLHVDYRKIALVEKDFGVDARIDDIVDRKIFVSGRLLDGDDVLAESHALFVRLKPGQP; the protein is encoded by the coding sequence GTGACGACCGATCATCCCTCGGGTGAGCACCCCGGCGGCGGATTCAATCCGCCGGTCCCCACCACCAAGGGTGGACCCGATTACGGCCGGTTCGTCGATGCCGTCCGCACCCTGCAGGACCACGCCCGCGCCGCCGACGCGCCCGACGACGTGATCACCGAGGCCGCTGCCCTCGTTGAGAAGGTCACCCAACTACTGGCGCCCTATTACGCCGACGAGTGGGCCTCGCCCTCGGGGCGCCGCATGGACCTGCCCAACCGTGGCAACCTGCTCGCGATTCCCCTGGACCTGCACACAACAGATGACGGACGGATCGAGGGCACGGCGAGGTTCCGCCGCTTCCACCTCGGCCGCAACGGCGCCGCCCACGGTGGCGCCGTTGCGCAGCTTTTCGACGGGCTACTGGGATACACCGCGTTCACGCTCAGCGGTAGCCGAGCCCAGCGCACCGCGTTTCTGCACGTCGACTACCGCAAGATCGCGCTCGTCGAGAAGGACTTCGGAGTCGATGCCCGCATCGACGACATCGTGGACCGCAAGATCTTCGTGTCGGGCAGGCTACTCGACGGTGATGACGTACTCGCGGAATCACACGCGCTGTTCGTGAGGCTGAAACCG
- a CDS encoding HNH endonuclease, with the protein MSTWGQRGVPRHKRRRILNRDHHECQLRLPGCLIDATEIDDIIPAAVSGVSRADAPDDNLQAVCHQCHAAKSEHERRTAHAAYYQRRRERRQHLKPHPGD; encoded by the coding sequence ATGAGCACATGGGGACAACGAGGCGTACCCCGCCACAAACGCAGACGCATCCTCAACCGCGACCACCACGAATGCCAACTCAGGCTGCCCGGCTGCCTCATCGACGCCACCGAGATAGACGACATCATCCCCGCCGCTGTCTCCGGTGTCTCACGCGCCGATGCACCAGACGACAACCTGCAAGCCGTCTGCCACCAATGCCATGCAGCAAAGAGCGAGCACGAACGACGCACCGCCCACGCCGCCTACTACCAGCGTCGCCGAGAACGCCGCCAACACCTGAAACCACACCCCGGAGACTGA
- a CDS encoding phage holin family protein, whose amino-acid sequence MTVESNPATEASTGELLSQLSAQTSRLVRDELRLAQKEFQESAKHAGIGAGLFSLAGLLALLGFMTLIAAAVAALALVLPVWAAAVIVAAVLFVVAGVAALVARREAGEVTPAAPKTVETVKADIEEVKEARHGRT is encoded by the coding sequence ATGACAGTTGAATCCAACCCCGCCACGGAGGCGTCGACTGGCGAGTTGTTGAGTCAGTTGTCGGCGCAGACTTCGCGGTTGGTCCGCGACGAGTTGCGGTTGGCGCAAAAGGAATTCCAAGAGTCAGCAAAGCACGCCGGTATCGGTGCCGGGCTTTTCAGCCTCGCAGGTCTACTCGCCCTTCTGGGCTTCATGACCCTGATCGCCGCGGCTGTGGCCGCGCTGGCGCTGGTTTTGCCGGTGTGGGCCGCAGCGGTCATCGTCGCAGCAGTGCTGTTCGTCGTCGCAGGCGTCGCGGCTCTGGTGGCTCGACGCGAGGCGGGCGAGGTCACCCCGGCAGCGCCGAAGACGGTCGAGACCGTGAAAGCCGACATCGAGGAAGTGAAGGAAGCACGCCATGGCCGCACCTGA
- a CDS encoding AAA family ATPase translates to MGDNNLFDDPVFGTVTEPPPGVDEHRNGVEVVDPYDGVPLPPLDEPPDDEQGAATIPPPPDDDGHPTGERNGQGRSETSDKAPALADLLLTRSALRTLPDPAPLIGNVLDQGTCALLYGHRGTLKSFITFDWAASVATGRPWQGRTTEKRRVLYVAAEGAFGFKGRVDAWERGWQTSIGDEDFDLLPRPVNLMDIREVRNLGALIEWGGYSFITIDTLARCTVGGDENSAKDSGIVIDRLYWLLDKTPGRRGVVGGVHHTGKDGKTLRGSSAYEAGVDTVYSVIRDGGVVTLNREKRKDGPEADRHELKLDLIDGSGSGTISAVKLATWGVASTERAQTLLATFLQHFATTGASKTELRKVSDLTDGTFYRAVGDLLRSGDLINDGTDQRPFYKAVVK, encoded by the coding sequence GTGGGTGACAACAACTTGTTCGATGACCCGGTGTTCGGCACCGTGACGGAGCCGCCGCCCGGCGTCGATGAGCACCGCAACGGCGTCGAAGTGGTCGACCCGTACGACGGTGTGCCACTACCGCCACTTGACGAGCCGCCCGACGATGAACAGGGGGCCGCGACGATCCCACCGCCACCCGACGACGACGGCCACCCTACAGGCGAACGGAACGGACAGGGCAGGTCCGAAACCTCCGACAAGGCACCCGCATTAGCCGATCTGTTGCTCACCCGGTCCGCGCTTCGAACACTGCCAGACCCCGCACCGTTGATCGGCAATGTGCTCGACCAAGGGACCTGCGCACTTCTCTACGGACACCGTGGCACCCTCAAATCGTTCATCACCTTCGACTGGGCTGCCAGCGTCGCCACAGGCCGACCGTGGCAGGGCAGAACCACCGAGAAGCGCCGGGTCCTGTACGTCGCTGCCGAAGGAGCGTTCGGATTCAAGGGGCGTGTCGACGCCTGGGAACGGGGCTGGCAGACCAGCATCGGCGATGAGGACTTCGATCTTCTGCCGCGTCCGGTCAACCTCATGGACATTCGCGAGGTGAGAAATCTTGGTGCGCTGATCGAATGGGGCGGCTACAGCTTCATCACCATCGACACCCTGGCGCGCTGCACGGTCGGCGGAGATGAAAACTCCGCCAAGGACAGCGGGATCGTGATTGACCGGCTCTATTGGCTCCTCGACAAGACGCCGGGCCGTCGCGGTGTGGTGGGAGGTGTGCATCACACCGGCAAGGATGGCAAGACGCTTCGCGGATCGTCGGCCTACGAAGCCGGGGTCGACACCGTCTATTCCGTGATCCGCGACGGCGGCGTGGTCACCCTCAACCGGGAGAAGCGCAAAGACGGTCCCGAGGCAGACCGTCACGAACTAAAACTCGACCTCATTGACGGCTCCGGGAGCGGCACGATTTCGGCCGTAAAACTCGCCACCTGGGGGGTGGCGAGTACGGAGCGCGCACAGACCCTTCTCGCCACCTTCCTCCAACATTTCGCCACCACCGGAGCGTCGAAAACCGAGCTACGGAAGGTGTCCGATCTGACAGATGGCACCTTCTACCGCGCGGTCGGTGACCTGCTGCGATCCGGCGATCTCATCAACGATGGAACCGATCAGCGACCGTTCTATAAGGCGGTCGTGAAATGA
- a CDS encoding excisionase family DNA-binding protein, translating to MPTSSKAPPAGDVDIAGAAAELNTSEKFVRRRIADLTLPAYRIKGSRLIRIRRADLEALKQPVGGAVSS from the coding sequence GTGCCCACGTCCTCTAAAGCGCCGCCCGCCGGAGATGTTGACATCGCCGGTGCCGCTGCGGAACTGAACACGTCTGAGAAGTTCGTCCGGCGTCGTATCGCTGACCTCACGCTGCCCGCCTACAGAATCAAAGGCTCGCGTCTCATCCGGATTCGACGCGCAGACCTTGAAGCGCTCAAGCAGCCAGTCGGCGGCGCGGTGTCATCGTGA